One genomic region from Reichenbachiella ulvae encodes:
- a CDS encoding SDR family NAD(P)-dependent oxidoreductase: MKKQEEEKISLEEIEKCIAILESLNADTNQIFEIPKDKRLALIMAAGVLSRPSREEFLRRKKEAKKAEKRKIAERDKHARKNTGIRSAREALIFEAPKMIALTGEEAEKEVKLESPRNCYVCKKVYDRIHHFYDTMCKECGDFNYAKRFQTADMTDQVALVTGSRLKIGYHITLMMLRAGATVIATTRFPVDSALRFAKEEDYHEWSDRLKIHGLDLRHIPSVEIFCNFIEQKYERLDVLINNAAQTVRRPAGFYKHLMPNEEKSFDELPGMARSLLADHEACLTELRTLSQGFGENKNLPVSWHGKQLGIGLSASAKLSQIPYSIDNSLTAEEIFPEGKLDADLQQVDLRKTNSWRLKLGEINTTEMLEVQLVNSVAPFVLTNRLVNLMKKEDTGMKHIINVSAMEGKFHRFHKEDRHPHTNMAKAALNMMTHTSASDFAKYGIYTNAVDTGWVTDEDPIELAKRKQEIHDFQPPLDIVDGAARVLDPLFDGINTGKHWCGKFLKDYRPIDW; this comes from the coding sequence GTGAAAAAGCAAGAAGAAGAAAAAATCAGTTTAGAGGAAATAGAAAAATGCATTGCCATTTTAGAATCGCTAAATGCCGACACCAACCAAATATTTGAAATCCCCAAGGATAAAAGATTGGCACTGATCATGGCAGCTGGCGTGCTTTCACGTCCGAGTAGAGAAGAATTCCTGAGAAGAAAAAAAGAAGCAAAAAAAGCAGAGAAGCGAAAAATTGCAGAAAGAGACAAACATGCTCGTAAAAACACGGGGATCCGAAGTGCTCGTGAAGCGTTGATTTTCGAGGCTCCCAAAATGATTGCCCTGACAGGCGAAGAGGCCGAAAAAGAAGTAAAACTCGAATCCCCACGAAACTGCTACGTCTGCAAAAAAGTCTATGATCGCATCCATCATTTTTATGACACGATGTGTAAAGAATGTGGCGATTTTAACTATGCGAAGCGCTTCCAAACCGCTGATATGACAGATCAAGTGGCTCTAGTCACGGGCTCTCGCCTAAAGATTGGCTATCACATCACCTTGATGATGCTGCGAGCTGGCGCTACGGTCATAGCTACCACTCGATTCCCTGTAGACTCGGCCCTCCGTTTTGCCAAAGAGGAAGATTATCACGAATGGAGCGACCGCCTGAAAATTCACGGATTGGATCTAAGACACATCCCAAGTGTGGAGATTTTCTGCAACTTTATCGAGCAAAAATATGAACGCCTGGATGTGTTGATCAACAACGCGGCCCAAACAGTAAGACGACCTGCCGGCTTCTACAAACACCTAATGCCAAATGAAGAAAAAAGCTTTGATGAACTGCCAGGCATGGCAAGATCCCTTTTGGCTGATCATGAAGCTTGTTTGACAGAACTAAGAACTTTGAGCCAGGGATTCGGCGAGAACAAAAACCTGCCCGTGTCCTGGCATGGAAAACAATTGGGGATCGGGCTAAGTGCCTCGGCTAAACTCTCACAGATTCCTTATTCTATTGATAACTCGCTGACTGCAGAAGAAATTTTCCCAGAAGGAAAACTGGATGCAGATCTGCAGCAAGTGGATCTCCGCAAAACCAATAGCTGGCGACTGAAACTTGGAGAAATCAATACTACAGAAATGCTGGAGGTTCAGTTGGTCAACTCTGTTGCACCTTTCGTCCTGACCAACCGACTGGTCAACCTGATGAAGAAAGAAGACACAGGCATGAAGCACATCATAAATGTATCGGCCATGGAGGGCAAATTCCATCGATTCCACAAGGAGGATCGTCACCCTCACACCAATATGGCCAAAGCTGCCCTGAATATGATGACACATACATCTGCCAGCGATTTTGCGAAGTACGGCATCTATACCAATGCGGTAGATACCGGATGGGTGACGGATGAAGATCCAATCGAACTGGCCAAACGCAAGCAGGAAATTCATGACTTCCAACCACCATTGGACATCGTAGATGGAGCAGCTCGTGTTTTGGATCCCTTATTCGACGGAATCAACACTGGGAAACACTGGTGTGGTAAGTTCCTGAAGGATTATCGACCGATAGATTGGTAG
- a CDS encoding SDR family NAD(P)-dependent oxidoreductase, with protein sequence MQKIAFITGASSGIGQAIARSLAEHFALIICGRRIERLQELKNELSAKTEVQILTFDVGSKAEVDAAIESLPTEWQKIHTLVNNAGNAHGRAPLHEGDVNDWEAMIDSNLKGLLYVTRAILPGMVERKIGDVVNISSIAGKEAYENGNVYCASKFGVDALTKSMRQELVQHNIRAMSVNPGLVNTEFSMVRFKGDEDQAESVYKGMEPLLAEDIADVVQFAVTRPAHVNLADVTVLARSQASATKVHKNN encoded by the coding sequence ATGCAAAAAATTGCTTTTATCACCGGCGCGAGCTCAGGTATTGGACAAGCTATTGCACGCTCTTTAGCGGAGCATTTTGCTTTGATCATCTGCGGAAGAAGAATCGAGCGACTTCAAGAATTAAAAAATGAGCTTTCTGCAAAAACAGAGGTTCAGATCCTGACCTTTGATGTAGGAAGTAAAGCAGAAGTTGATGCGGCCATAGAAAGCCTGCCAACAGAATGGCAAAAGATACACACCTTGGTCAACAATGCAGGCAATGCCCACGGCAGAGCTCCTTTGCACGAAGGAGATGTCAATGACTGGGAGGCCATGATTGACTCCAACCTGAAAGGCTTGCTCTATGTCACTAGAGCCATCCTGCCCGGAATGGTAGAAAGAAAAATCGGTGATGTAGTGAATATCTCTTCCATCGCCGGAAAAGAAGCCTATGAAAATGGCAATGTCTACTGCGCCTCTAAATTTGGGGTAGATGCACTGACCAAAAGCATGCGCCAGGAACTCGTGCAGCACAACATCCGCGCGATGTCAGTCAATCCTGGATTGGTCAATACCGAATTTTCAATGGTGCGATTCAAAGGAGATGAAGATCAAGCCGAATCTGTATACAAAGGAATGGAGCCTTTGCTTGCTGAAGACATTGCTGATGTGGTGCAGTTTGCCGTGACACGTCCAGCCCACGTCAACTTAGCAGACGTCACTGTTCTGGCTCGCTCGCAAGCAAGCGCCACCAAAGTCCACAAAAACAACTAG
- a CDS encoding deoxyguanosinetriphosphate triphosphohydrolase, whose product MNWKALMSVQRLGEKKKTDAFSSQKLRSEFEVDYDRIIFSRPFRNLQDKTQVFPLPDQDFVHTRLTHSLEVSSVGRSLGKNAGAALLEKYPELDHLTPGDFGAVVGAAALAHDVGNPPFGHSGETAISDIFQHHPISDQLKQSMRPEEWADLTDFEGNAQGFRLLTRNQRQGLKLTLATLAAFTKYPCYSAFEQRDKKKKSQKKYGYFQSEAEIFEDMAQDLGLLQVAEKVWTRHPLAFLVEAADDICYSIIDLEDGFGLGLVSFEQTKNFLASILKEKFQPAKLEKIPSDKEKIGVLRAVAIHTLIEESTQVFLQNEEAMLAGQFDQAITDLIPSADILEEISKFSIKNLYQSRQVLEKEAAGFEVIDGLLESFILAVYFKYYDQASYSGKHKSIFRLLPEDIVYRLDHEAKSPYQSMLLITDYVSGMTDGSAIKLFRILKGIDLN is encoded by the coding sequence ATGAACTGGAAGGCACTGATGTCGGTGCAGCGTTTAGGAGAAAAGAAGAAAACCGATGCTTTCTCTTCTCAAAAACTGAGAAGTGAATTTGAGGTGGACTATGACCGCATCATTTTCAGTCGTCCCTTCAGAAACCTGCAAGACAAAACACAAGTATTCCCTCTACCTGATCAGGATTTCGTCCACACACGATTAACTCATAGTCTCGAAGTTTCAAGTGTAGGCAGATCTTTAGGCAAAAACGCAGGCGCTGCACTGCTCGAAAAATACCCCGAATTGGATCATTTGACTCCAGGAGATTTCGGAGCAGTAGTGGGAGCTGCTGCTTTGGCCCACGACGTGGGAAATCCCCCTTTCGGCCATTCAGGCGAGACGGCTATTTCTGACATCTTTCAGCATCATCCCATTTCCGATCAACTGAAACAATCCATGCGCCCTGAAGAATGGGCAGACCTGACTGATTTTGAAGGAAACGCTCAGGGGTTTCGTCTATTGACCAGAAACCAGCGACAGGGCCTCAAGCTAACTCTGGCCACTTTGGCGGCCTTTACCAAATACCCATGTTATTCGGCATTTGAGCAAAGAGACAAAAAGAAAAAGAGCCAAAAAAAATACGGGTATTTTCAGTCCGAAGCAGAGATTTTCGAAGACATGGCTCAGGATTTAGGCCTGCTTCAAGTGGCGGAAAAAGTTTGGACACGTCATCCACTGGCCTTTCTGGTAGAGGCAGCCGATGACATCTGCTATAGCATCATAGACCTGGAAGATGGATTTGGTTTGGGATTGGTCAGCTTCGAACAAACCAAAAATTTCTTAGCATCGATTCTCAAAGAAAAGTTTCAGCCAGCTAAACTAGAAAAAATCCCAAGTGACAAAGAAAAAATCGGTGTCCTTCGTGCGGTAGCGATTCACACCCTGATCGAAGAAAGCACACAGGTCTTTTTGCAAAATGAAGAAGCGATGCTGGCCGGTCAATTCGATCAGGCAATCACAGACCTGATCCCTTCTGCTGACATATTAGAAGAGATCAGCAAGTTCTCTATCAAGAACCTTTATCAGAGTCGTCAGGTTCTGGAAAAAGAAGCTGCGGGATTTGAAGTCATAGACGGACTGCTCGAATCCTTCATTCTGGCTGTTTATTTCAAATACTACGACCAAGCCTCTTACTCTGGTAAGCACAAGAGTATTTTCAGGCTACTCCCTGAAGACATCGTCTACAGGCTAGATCATGAAGCCAAAAGCCCCTATCAATCCATGCTACTTATCACAGATTATGTTTCGGGCATGACCGACGGATCTGCAATCAAACTTTTCAGGATTTTAAAAGGAATTGACTTAAATTGA
- a CDS encoding glycosyltransferase: MIKYSVIVPVFNRPQEMEELLDSLEVQKRPDLEIVIVEDGSTEKSDHLVDNYSLNIQYYFKANSGPGDSRNFGMEKAQGDYLLFFDSDCLIPAGYFDQLDQGIEKHDPDVFGGPDAAHESFSDTQKAINYAMTSFFTTGGIRGGKKQLDTYQPRSFNMGLKKEVYQQVGGFSDIHPGEDPDLSFRIMKAGFKSMLLPEVFVYHKRRIDFSCFVKQVYKFGVVRVILNQWYPDTKKLVYFLPTLFLLGVVGLLALGFVWTPWLYLLLLVYSTLLFVDALSRNSLKVALMAVPAAWIQLLGYGYGFLKSSILIGLLGRKERKAFPSFFFDTKKP; the protein is encoded by the coding sequence GTGATCAAATATTCCGTCATTGTACCCGTATTCAATCGACCTCAAGAAATGGAGGAGCTTCTGGATAGCCTGGAAGTACAGAAACGTCCAGATCTTGAAATTGTCATCGTTGAAGATGGCTCAACAGAAAAGAGTGATCACTTAGTTGATAATTACAGCCTTAATATCCAATATTACTTTAAGGCAAACAGTGGTCCCGGCGACAGCAGAAACTTCGGAATGGAAAAAGCACAGGGCGATTATTTGCTTTTTTTCGATTCTGATTGCCTCATCCCAGCGGGATATTTTGATCAATTGGATCAGGGAATTGAGAAACATGATCCTGATGTATTCGGAGGACCAGATGCCGCGCATGAATCCTTCTCCGATACACAAAAAGCCATCAACTACGCAATGACCTCCTTCTTTACGACTGGAGGAATAAGAGGTGGAAAAAAACAACTGGACACCTATCAGCCAAGGAGCTTCAATATGGGGCTAAAAAAAGAAGTCTATCAACAAGTAGGCGGTTTTTCAGACATACACCCCGGTGAAGACCCTGACCTTAGTTTCCGTATCATGAAAGCCGGTTTCAAATCAATGTTGCTGCCTGAGGTCTTTGTCTATCACAAACGCAGAATCGATTTTTCTTGCTTTGTCAAGCAGGTTTACAAATTTGGTGTTGTACGTGTGATTTTGAATCAGTGGTACCCCGACACCAAAAAGCTCGTTTATTTCTTACCTACATTATTTCTTTTAGGAGTGGTAGGGTTGCTAGCACTTGGGTTTGTTTGGACACCGTGGCTTTACCTACTTCTTCTTGTTTATTCAACCTTACTTTTCGTAGATGCACTTTCCCGCAATTCTCTCAAAGTAGCTTTGATGGCAGTGCCGGCTGCCTGGATTCAGCTTCTGGGATACGGATATGGTTTTTTGAAATCAAGCATTCTCATTGGCCTCCTTGGAAGAAAGGAAAGAAAGGCCTTTCCGTCTTTTTTTTTCGACACAAAAAAACCCTGA
- a CDS encoding DUF4783 domain-containing protein, with amino-acid sequence MMKQLFAILSIFFIAQVAMGQETTENVEQAFNAGSAKELIKYFNQVTEVKINDVGANYSKAQAEPLLRDFFKQNPPASFEYIHRGTSPEGLKYNIALYSSRSKTYRVVLLLKKVNDQYVVDTINFSED; translated from the coding sequence ATGATGAAACAACTGTTTGCCATACTATCCATATTTTTCATTGCACAGGTAGCGATGGGTCAGGAGACTACAGAGAATGTAGAACAGGCCTTCAATGCCGGTAGTGCGAAAGAACTCATTAAATATTTTAACCAGGTAACTGAAGTTAAAATCAATGATGTTGGAGCGAATTATAGTAAGGCGCAGGCCGAGCCGCTATTGAGAGATTTTTTCAAACAAAATCCTCCAGCGAGTTTCGAATATATTCATAGAGGCACTTCGCCAGAAGGTTTGAAATATAACATCGCCTTGTATTCTAGCCGTAGCAAGACTTATCGTGTCGTGCTACTGCTCAAAAAAGTCAATGACCAGTATGTGGTCGATACAATCAATTTTAGTGAGGACTGA
- a CDS encoding 2-phosphosulfolactate phosphatase, whose product MSKTIDVCLSPQLIDLYDLEGKIVVVVDILRATSVMTTAFAHGAREIIPVEKLEVAREYLSKDGYLCAAERGGEQIEGFPLDNSPFSYMDGVVQDRSVVITTTNGTVAIERSMVADEVLIGSFLNLSSVAEYIQLQNKDVIVHCAGWKGKTNMEDTLFAGALVEKLKMSHELGCDTPHMALKYWESVKDNLTETVESSAHARRLNRLNIKEDIAYCLRIDEYQVVPKMIGDRLLLV is encoded by the coding sequence TTGAGTAAGACGATTGACGTATGTCTATCTCCCCAACTGATAGACTTGTATGATCTTGAAGGTAAAATAGTGGTGGTCGTGGATATTCTTCGCGCCACCTCTGTGATGACTACAGCCTTTGCCCATGGTGCCAGGGAGATTATTCCAGTGGAGAAATTAGAAGTGGCTAGGGAATACCTCTCTAAAGACGGTTATCTCTGCGCAGCAGAAAGAGGAGGCGAACAAATTGAAGGTTTTCCTCTCGACAACTCTCCATTTAGTTATATGGACGGAGTGGTGCAGGATCGATCTGTAGTGATCACCACGACCAATGGTACCGTAGCGATTGAGCGATCTATGGTGGCAGACGAGGTGCTCATTGGTTCTTTTCTCAATCTATCTAGTGTGGCAGAGTACATCCAATTGCAAAACAAGGATGTCATCGTACACTGTGCAGGATGGAAAGGCAAAACCAACATGGAGGACACTTTATTTGCTGGAGCGTTGGTGGAAAAGCTGAAGATGTCGCATGAATTGGGTTGTGATACGCCTCACATGGCATTGAAATATTGGGAAAGTGTGAAAGACAACCTCACGGAGACGGTAGAGTCATCTGCACATGCCAGACGTCTGAATCGCTTGAACATCAAAGAAGATATCGCCTATTGTTTGCGCATAGACGAGTATCAAGTTGTCCCAAAAATGATAGGAGATAGGCTGCTACTCGTCTGA
- the gcvT gene encoding glycine cleavage system aminomethyltransferase GcvT, which produces MDAKNITLNDLHVSLGGKMVPFAGFNMPVRYSSDKAEHICVREAVGVFDVSHMGEFFLEGPEALDLIQRVTSNDASKIIDGQAQYSCLPNDKGGIVDDLLVYRFSDEKYLLVVNASNIEKDWNWISQFNDKGVKMTNVSDEYSLFAVQGPKAVGALQKITDVDLSSIKFYHFTEGSIGGVEDVIISATGYTGAGGFELYVKNEDAEKLWNAVFAAGEEFGIQPIGLGARDTLRLEMGFCLYGNDIDDTTSPLEAGLGWITKFTKDFTNSEALLKQKEEGVSKKLVGFVMEDKGIPRGGYEIADADGHVIGHVTSGTMSPSMNKGIGLGYVQMGHHTADTEIFIQVRNKSLKAIVTKLPLYKN; this is translated from the coding sequence ATGGATGCAAAAAACATCACTTTAAATGACCTGCATGTTTCCCTCGGAGGAAAAATGGTGCCATTCGCTGGCTTCAACATGCCAGTGAGATATAGCTCAGACAAGGCCGAACACATCTGCGTGAGAGAGGCAGTCGGTGTATTTGACGTATCGCACATGGGAGAGTTTTTCCTCGAAGGCCCTGAGGCATTGGATCTGATTCAGCGAGTGACCAGCAACGATGCTTCTAAAATTATCGATGGGCAAGCGCAGTATTCTTGTTTACCCAATGACAAAGGAGGAATCGTCGATGATTTGTTGGTCTATAGATTTAGCGATGAAAAGTACCTTTTGGTAGTGAACGCATCCAATATAGAAAAAGACTGGAACTGGATCAGCCAGTTCAACGACAAGGGAGTCAAAATGACGAACGTGTCGGATGAGTATTCTCTTTTTGCTGTCCAGGGACCAAAAGCGGTAGGTGCGCTGCAAAAAATCACCGATGTGGATTTGTCTTCCATTAAATTTTATCATTTCACAGAAGGCAGTATCGGTGGAGTAGAAGATGTGATTATTTCTGCTACAGGATATACTGGTGCGGGAGGTTTTGAACTTTATGTAAAAAATGAAGATGCCGAAAAGCTTTGGAATGCTGTATTCGCGGCAGGCGAAGAATTCGGGATTCAACCCATCGGACTAGGTGCCAGAGATACGCTGAGACTGGAAATGGGTTTTTGCCTTTATGGCAATGACATTGACGATACGACCTCACCACTCGAAGCAGGTCTAGGTTGGATTACTAAATTTACCAAGGATTTTACCAATAGTGAAGCCTTGCTCAAGCAAAAGGAGGAAGGCGTTTCTAAAAAGCTAGTAGGATTCGTGATGGAAGACAAAGGGATTCCAAGAGGTGGCTATGAAATCGCAGATGCAGATGGCCATGTCATCGGCCATGTGACTTCAGGTACGATGTCTCCCTCCATGAATAAAGGTATTGGTTTAGGATATGTTCAGATGGGACACCATACAGCGGATACTGAGATTTTTATTCAAGTGAGAAATAAGTCTCTGAAAGCCATAGTAACAAAATTGCCATTATATAAAAACTGA
- the crtD gene encoding 1-hydroxycarotenoid 3,4-desaturase CrtD yields the protein MIANLPERLRMGDKQKCVVIGAGIAGLAAAIRMKARGYEVEVYEAAPTPGGKMRQKYANDFRFDMGPSIVTLPHLIDELFELHGKDPRAYFSYSLLEKPFKFFFEDGTLIQAYSDTEKFGEEIENKTEDTKKRFKKYLKNIRKKYTITRPVFIERSIHRVKDMLHHNVVLGLIRFSKIEAFKTMDKANRNHFKDSRMVRMFNNYATYVGSNPFVAPATLNVIQHLELSLGMYMPDKGIYSIVEALFKLAEDVGIRFYFNSRVERILAEQTKAHGVLVNGHNVEADLVVSNMDVYLTYQHLLPDWTPPQHVINQPKSSSAVAFFWGMDRSFEQLGVHNMLYTEDQKEEFRAIYSDQNISSDPSLYLYISSKHVPADAPKGKENWFVLITAPNNQGQHWDEIVEETRKTAISKISRMLGEDIEDHIEYEDHIDPQKIEADLLGAYGSIYGNSSNSMFAAFLRHANFSRQIERLYFVGGSVHPGAGIPMCLNSAKIMEQVLRDK from the coding sequence ATGATTGCAAATTTGCCAGAGAGACTTAGAATGGGAGACAAGCAAAAATGTGTGGTAATAGGAGCGGGTATTGCCGGACTGGCAGCCGCTATCCGAATGAAAGCCCGAGGCTATGAAGTGGAGGTCTATGAGGCCGCTCCAACTCCGGGAGGTAAAATGCGGCAGAAATACGCCAATGACTTTAGGTTCGATATGGGGCCTTCTATCGTTACTTTGCCACATTTGATTGATGAATTGTTCGAGTTGCATGGCAAAGACCCCCGAGCTTATTTTTCCTATTCTTTATTAGAGAAACCTTTCAAATTCTTTTTCGAAGATGGTACGTTAATACAGGCCTATAGCGATACTGAAAAATTCGGTGAGGAGATAGAGAATAAAACGGAGGATACGAAAAAGCGATTTAAGAAGTACCTGAAAAACATTCGTAAGAAATACACGATTACTCGTCCAGTTTTTATCGAGCGATCGATCCACAGAGTCAAAGACATGCTCCACCACAATGTGGTTTTGGGTTTGATTCGTTTCAGTAAAATCGAGGCGTTCAAGACCATGGACAAGGCCAACCGAAACCATTTTAAAGATTCCAGAATGGTGAGGATGTTTAATAACTACGCTACCTATGTAGGCTCCAACCCCTTCGTGGCTCCAGCTACTCTCAATGTGATTCAACATCTCGAGCTCAGCCTTGGAATGTATATGCCTGACAAAGGGATTTATTCCATTGTGGAGGCACTTTTCAAGCTGGCAGAAGACGTGGGAATCAGGTTTTATTTCAATTCCAGAGTGGAGAGAATCCTGGCTGAACAAACCAAAGCGCATGGTGTTTTGGTCAATGGACATAATGTGGAAGCTGATTTGGTAGTGAGTAATATGGACGTCTATCTGACCTACCAGCATTTGCTTCCAGACTGGACTCCCCCTCAGCATGTCATCAATCAACCCAAATCCAGTTCTGCAGTGGCTTTTTTCTGGGGAATGGATCGCTCTTTTGAGCAGTTGGGCGTGCACAATATGCTTTATACCGAAGACCAAAAGGAAGAGTTTCGAGCCATTTATTCAGATCAGAATATCAGCTCAGATCCTTCACTCTATCTGTATATTTCTTCCAAGCACGTTCCCGCCGATGCTCCTAAGGGCAAAGAAAACTGGTTCGTGCTTATCACAGCACCCAACAATCAGGGGCAGCATTGGGACGAGATAGTGGAAGAAACCAGAAAGACTGCCATTTCAAAGATCAGCCGTATGTTGGGGGAAGATATAGAAGACCATATAGAATATGAAGACCATATCGATCCACAAAAGATCGAGGCGGATCTACTAGGCGCCTACGGTTCTATATATGGCAATAGCTCCAATAGCATGTTTGCTGCTTTTTTGCGACATGCGAACTTTTCCCGTCAAATCGAAAGACTGTATTTTGTAGGAGGCAGTGTGCATCCTGGGGCAGGTATCCCGATGTGCCTCAATTCTGCCAAGATCATGGAGCAAGTGCTTCGGGACAAGTAA
- a CDS encoding ABC transporter ATP-binding protein, with amino-acid sequence MSVSISIQNLSKQYPKSASLALDRVSLDVNEGEVFGLLGPNGAGKTTFFSSLCGLIHPTGGEIRIHGLSIHTHLSQIKQMIGVVPQEIALYPTLSGEENLRFIGRMYGLSGKNLTIRVDECLDAFGFDTNRKSAVKKYSGGMKRKINLIGGILHQPKILLLDEPTVGVDVHARRGILEMLKKINRDEKMTIIYTSHHMEEAEQFCDRVAIIDQGQIIQTGQPAALVQESNAQNLEDLFVQLTGKAIG; translated from the coding sequence ATGTCTGTCAGTATTTCTATTCAGAATCTCTCCAAGCAATACCCAAAGAGTGCTTCTTTGGCTCTGGATCGTGTATCTCTGGATGTGAATGAAGGGGAAGTATTCGGACTATTGGGCCCTAATGGTGCCGGTAAAACCACTTTTTTCTCCAGTCTTTGTGGATTGATTCACCCAACTGGTGGCGAGATTCGCATCCATGGACTATCGATACACACGCACCTGAGTCAGATCAAACAAATGATCGGGGTTGTGCCACAGGAAATCGCCCTATACCCTACACTCTCAGGTGAAGAAAATTTAAGATTCATTGGTAGGATGTATGGGCTAAGTGGAAAGAATCTAACCATCAGAGTCGATGAATGCCTGGACGCCTTTGGCTTTGATACCAATAGAAAATCTGCTGTAAAAAAGTACTCTGGCGGCATGAAACGAAAAATCAATTTGATTGGCGGCATTTTACACCAACCAAAAATCTTGCTACTGGATGAACCCACTGTGGGTGTAGATGTACATGCCAGACGAGGGATACTGGAGATGTTAAAAAAAATCAACCGGGATGAAAAAATGACCATCATTTATACTTCCCACCATATGGAAGAAGCCGAGCAGTTTTGTGACCGTGTGGCGATTATCGATCAAGGTCAGATTATCCAGACGGGGCAACCGGCTGCTCTTGTTCAAGAAAGTAATGCACAAAATCTGGAAGATCTCTTTGTTCAACTAACTGGCAAGGCAATCGGATGA
- a CDS encoding ABC transporter permease codes for MKRLIATWIKELQLLAKDRTGITVLFIMPMLLVVLMTLIQNEAYKSLNESGIPVLLVNHDQDSLGYAIEKGFADNPMCDLTVDHGERFSETKKVRESVLQGEYLIALIIPSGATDKLRNDLGQMMDSYLNGDSVINMEQAFRQIEFEIITDPLARQSFVMAMSSGLKEVVASIKTKVFFQIVTQKINGVIGSTNQVNFPDDDFFVFQESSAATDENSGYVPNAVQHNVPAWAIFSIFFIVLPLAGSIISERTTGVYVRMHTFPGSYLSILSGKIITYIGIAIIQFLIVLALGKFLLPALGLPVLYIGENIGALTLLTLAVSVTAVGYGFLIGTVFDTPQQSAIFGGISVLIMSALGGIWVPLNIMPEHMQQIANISPLNWALKGYYELFIKGGGWQDIQWQVLKLTLFFVSSVLLSYYFHKVKRRMA; via the coding sequence ATGAAACGTCTCATAGCCACATGGATCAAAGAACTGCAACTGCTGGCAAAGGACAGAACAGGGATCACTGTGCTGTTTATCATGCCGATGCTATTGGTAGTACTCATGACCCTGATTCAGAACGAAGCGTATAAAAGCCTGAATGAATCTGGCATCCCAGTTCTGCTGGTCAATCATGATCAGGACAGTCTGGGCTATGCCATTGAGAAAGGTTTTGCAGATAATCCCATGTGCGACCTGACAGTCGATCATGGCGAACGATTCAGCGAAACAAAAAAGGTCAGAGAAAGTGTCCTCCAGGGCGAATATCTCATCGCACTCATCATTCCTTCAGGTGCGACTGACAAACTACGAAACGACCTGGGACAAATGATGGACAGCTACCTGAATGGAGACTCAGTCATCAACATGGAGCAAGCTTTTCGCCAGATAGAATTCGAAATCATCACCGATCCATTAGCCAGACAATCTTTCGTCATGGCCATGTCCAGCGGGCTCAAAGAAGTAGTCGCCAGTATCAAAACAAAAGTTTTCTTTCAGATCGTAACGCAAAAAATCAACGGTGTGATAGGCTCTACGAATCAAGTCAATTTCCCCGACGATGATTTCTTTGTCTTTCAAGAAAGTAGTGCAGCTACAGATGAAAATTCGGGTTATGTCCCGAATGCCGTTCAGCACAATGTACCAGCCTGGGCTATTTTTTCCATTTTCTTCATCGTACTGCCTCTGGCTGGCAGTATCATCAGTGAAAGAACCACAGGGGTTTATGTTCGGATGCATACCTTTCCGGGATCCTATCTGAGCATTCTATCAGGAAAAATCATCACCTACATAGGCATTGCCATTATCCAGTTTCTGATCGTTCTGGCATTAGGAAAATTCTTGCTGCCTGCACTTGGGCTTCCAGTTCTCTACATTGGCGAAAACATTGGGGCGCTTACGCTACTTACCCTTGCCGTATCGGTCACGGCGGTAGGCTATGGATTCTTAATCGGCACTGTATTCGATACTCCTCAGCAGTCGGCCATATTCGGTGGTATCAGCGTCCTAATCATGTCTGCCCTGGGTGGGATTTGGGTCCCATTGAACATCATGCCAGAGCACATGCAGCAGATCGCCAATATCTCACCACTCAATTGGGCTTTGAAAGGCTATTATGAATTGTTCATCAAAGGGGGAGGTTGGCAGGACATTCAGTGGCAGGTGCTTAAATTGACCTTGTTTTTTGTTTCATCCGTTTTGCTTTCTTACTACTTTCACAAAGTAAAAAGACGGATGGCCTAA
- a CDS encoding acyl carrier protein: protein MGKVTEEQIKKDLINYIKDEILDASIEMNEESTLSELGIDSFSVVELVLFLERKHGVSIPEKDMLPQNFKSVQSLAHCAIQTLN, encoded by the coding sequence ATGGGAAAAGTGACGGAAGAACAAATTAAAAAAGACCTAATCAACTACATCAAGGATGAAATTTTGGACGCTTCGATAGAGATGAATGAAGAAAGTACACTCAGCGAATTGGGTATTGATTCATTCTCAGTGGTGGAGCTCGTTTTATTTTTGGAGAGAAAACATGGGGTAAGTATCCCTGAAAAAGACATGCTTCCCCAAAATTTTAAGAGCGTACAAAGCCTGGCACACTGCGCCATTCAAACCTTAAACTAG